One window from the genome of Lynx canadensis isolate LIC74 chromosome E3, mLynCan4.pri.v2, whole genome shotgun sequence encodes:
- the ZNF713 gene encoding zinc finger protein 713, producing MPSQNVTLSQRGNMEEKEMNDESQIVRSQESLTFQDVAVDFTREEWDQLYPAQKNLYRDVMLENYRNLVALGHQLYKPEVISQLEQEEQWMMERGSSGDIRAGGENRPDIRKSIPNQNISDENQNHDMIMERLTGDSFWYSILGGLWDFDYQLEFNQENQQRHLAQVSFNHKKITQERSLDCNRFGENYNVNSNLIMHQRIPSIKIPLNSDTQGNSIKHNSDLIYYQGDYVRNNPYEYNECGKIFNQHILLTNHIHTEEKPSECGKAFSHNSSLTQPQIVLTGEKPYKCDECGKRFSQRIHLIQHQRIHTGEKPFICNECGKAFRQHSSFTQHLRIHTGEKPYKCNQCGKAFSRITSLTEHHRLHTGEKPYECSFCGKAFSQRTHLNQHERTHTGEKPYKCNECEKAFSQSAHLNQHRKIHTREKLCEYNKCEKTLSSSPSLTQQHITHRGEII from the exons GAATCACTGACGTTCCAGGATGTGGCTGTGGACTTCACACGAGAGGAGTGGGACCAGCTCTACCCTGCTCAGAAGAATCTTTACCGagatgtgatgctggagaactacaGGAATCTGGTCGCACTGG GGCATCAACTTTATAAGCCAGAGGTGATCTCTCAGTTGGAGCAGGAGGAGCAATGGATGATGGAAAGAGGCAGCTCAGGGGACATTCGTGCAG GTGGAGAGAATAGACCTGATATCAGAAAATCAATTCCAAACCagaatatttctgatgaaaatcaaaaccatgacaTGATAATGGAGAGATTAACAGGAGACAGTTTCTGGTACTCCATCTTAGGAGGACTCTGGGATTTTGATTACCAATTAGAGTTTAACCAAGAAAATCAGCAGAGACATTTAGCACAAGTATCTTTCAACCACAAAAAGATTACACAGGAGAGAAGCCTTGACTGTAATAGATTTGGAGAAAACTATAATGTAAACTCAAACCTTATTATGCATCAGAGAATTCCTTCAATTAAAATACCCCTTAATTCTGACACACAAGGAAATAGCATCAAACATAATTCAGACTTGATTTACTATCAGGGAGACTATGTAAGAAACAATCCTTATGAATATAATGAATGCGGAAAAATCTTCAATCAACATATTCTTCTTACTAATCATATTCATACTGAAGAGAAACccagtgaatgtgggaaagccttcagccaCAACTCATCTCTTACTCAACCTCAGATAGTCcttacaggagagaaaccctataagTGTGATGAATGTGGGAAAAGATTCAGCCAGAGGATTCATCTTATTCAACATCAGCgaattcacacaggagaaaaACCTTTTATatgcaatgaatgtgggaaagccttccgTCAACATTCATCCTTTACTCAACATctgagaattcatactggagagaagcccTACAAATGTAATCAATGTGGTAAAGCCTTTAGCCGTATCACATCCCTTACTGAACATCATAGacttcatactggagagaaaccttatgaatgtagtttttgtgggaaagccttcagccaGAGGACACATCTTAATCAGCATGAGAGAactcatacaggagagaaaccctacaaatgtaatgaatgtgagAAAGCCTTCAGCCAGAGTGCACATCTTAATCAACATAGGAAGATCCATACTCGGGAGAAATTGTGTGAATATAATAAATGTGAGAAAACCTTAAGTTCCAGTCCTTCTCTTACCCAGCAGCATATAACTCACAGGGGGGAAatcatatga